From the Peromyscus leucopus breed LL Stock chromosome 8b, UCI_PerLeu_2.1, whole genome shotgun sequence genome, one window contains:
- the LOC114706925 gene encoding keratin, type I cytoskeletal 42, with protein sequence MASTTSIRQFSTSSSMKGLCAPGGSGGGFSRMSSVRVGGACRAPSLLGGGSCGNMSVTSSRFSAGLGSGYGGGYSCSLGGGFGSSFGVSDALLGGNEKETMQNLNDRLATYLDRVHALEEANTDLEVKIRDWYKKQGPGPARDYSPFFKTIEDLRNKILAATIDNASIVLQIDNARLAADDFRTKYETELNLRMSVEADINGLRRVLDELTLSRADLEMQIESLKEELAYLKKNHEEEMNALRGQVGGDVSVEMDAAPGVDLSRILNEMRDQYEKMAEKNRKDAEDWFFTKTEELNREVATNTEALQSSRTEITELRRSVQNLEIELQSQLSMKASLENSLAETEARYGAQLAQLQGLISSVEQQLCELRCDMERQNHEYQVLLDVKTRLEQEIATYRRLLEGEDAHLATQYSSSLASQPSREAMVTSRQVRTIVEEVQDGKVVSSREQVHRSTH encoded by the exons ATGGCTTCCACTACCAGCATCCGCCAATTTTCAACCTCCAGCTCCATGAAGGGCCTTTGTGCTCctggcggcagcggtggcgggTTCTCCCGGATGTCCTCTGTCCGTGTTGGGGGTGCCTGCCGGGCTCCCAGCCTCTTGGGAGGTGGCAGCTGTGGCAATATGTCGGTCACATCCTCCCGCTTCTCGGCAGGCTTGGGAAGTGGCTATGGTGGCGGCTACTCCTGCAGCCTGGGCGGGGGCTTCGGCTCTAGTTTTGGTGTGTCCGATGCCCTTCTAGGGGGTAATGAGAAGGAGACCATGCAGAACCTCAATGACAGGCTGGCCACCTACCTGGACCGGGTGCATGCCCTGGAGGAGGCCAACACTGACCTGGAGGTGAAGATCCGTGACTGGTACAAGAAGCAGGGCCCTGGACCCGCTCGTGACTACAGCCCTTTCTTCAAGACCATAGAGGACCTGCGGAACAAG ATCCTGGCAGCCACAATTGACAACGCCAGCATCGTGCTGCAGATTGACAATGCTCGCCTGGCGGCCGATGACTTCCGTACCAA GTATGAGACAGAGCTGAACCTGCGTATGAGCGTGGAGGCCGACATCAATGGCCTGCGCCGGGTGCTGGATGAGCTGACCCTGTCCAGAGCCGACCTGGAGATGCAGATTGAGAGCCTCAAGGAGGAGCTGGCCTACCTGAAGAAGAACCATGAGGAG GAAATGAATGCCCTTCGTGGCCAGGTGGGCGGGGACGTCAGTGTGGAGATGGACGCGGCCCCGGGTGTGGACCTGAGCCGCATCCTGAATGAGATGCGAGATCAGTACGAGAAGATGGCGGAGAAGAACCGGAAGGATGCCGAGGACTGGTTCTTCACCAAG ACGGAGGAGCTGAACCGTGAGGTGGCCACTAACACGGAGGCCCTGCAGAGCAGCCGGACGGAGATCACGGAGCTCCGCCGTTCTGTCCAGAACCTGGAGATTGAGCTGCAGTCCCAGCTCAGCATG AAAGCATCACTGGAGAACAGcctggcagagacagaggcacgCTATGGGGCACAGCTGGCACAGCTGCAGGGTCTCATTAGCAGCGTGGAACAGCAGCTGTGTGAGCTACGCTGTGACATGGAAAGGCAGAACCATGAGTACCAGGTGCTGCTGGACGTGAAGACCCGGCTGGAGCAGGAGATCGCCACTTACCGCCGCCTGCTGGAGGGAGAGGACGCCCA CCTGGCTACTCAATACTCCTCATCCTTGGCCTCCCAACCTTCCCGAGAAG CCATGGTGACCAGCCGCCAGGTGCGCACCATCGTGGAAGAAGTCCAGGATGGCAAGGTGGTCTCCTCCCGAGAGCAGGTGCACCGCTCCACCCACTGA
- the LOC114706922 gene encoding keratin, type I cytoskeletal 17, giving the protein MTTTIRQFTSSSSIKGSSGLGGGSSRTSCRLSGSLGAGSCRLGSASGLASALGGNSYSSCYSFGTGSGYGGSFGGVDGLLAGGEKATMQNLNDRLASYLDKVRALEEANTELEVKIRDWYQKQAPGPARDYSSYYHTIEDLKNKILVATVDNASILLQIDNARLAADDFRTKFETEQALRMSVEADINGLRRVLDELTLARADLEMQIENLKEELAYLKKNHEEEMNALRGQVGGEINVEMDAAPGVDLSRILSEMRDQYEKMAEKNRKDAEDWFFSKTEELNREVATNSELVQSGKSEISELRRTMQALEIELQSQLSMKASLEGSLAETENRYCVQLSQIQGLIGSVEEQLAQLRCEMEQQNQEYKILLDVKTRLEQEIATYRRLLEGEDAHLTYKPKEPVTTRQVRTIVEEVQDGKVISSREQVHQTTR; this is encoded by the exons atgaccaccaccatcCGCCAGTTCACCTCCTCCAGCTCCATCAAGGGCTCCTCCGGCCTCGGGGGCGGTTCATCCCGCACCTCCTGCCGACTGTCTGGCAGCCTGGGTGCCGGCTCCTGCAGGCTGGGGTCAGCTAGTGGCCTGGCCAGTGCCCTCGGGGGCAATAGCTACTCCAGCTGCTACAGCTTTGGTACTGGCAGTGGCTATGGAGGCAGCTTCGGGGGTGTTGATGGGCTTCTGGCCGGAGGCGAGAAGGCCACCATGCAGAACCTCAACGACCGCCTGGCCTCCTACCTGGACAAGGTGCGTGCCCTGGAGGAGGCCAACACGGAGCTGGAGGTGAAGATCCGAGACTGGTACCAGAAGCAGGCCCCAGGGCCGGCCCGTGACTACAGCTCCTACTACCACACCATCGAGGATCTGAAGAACAAG ATCCTTGTGGCCACTGTGGATAATGCCAGCATCCTGCTTCAGATTGACAATGCCCGGCTGGCAGCTGATGACTTCCGCACCAA GTTTGAGACGGAGCAGGCCCTGCGCATGAGCGTGGAGGCTGACATCAACGGCCTGCGCCGTGTGCTGGATGAGCTGACCCTGGCCAGAGCAGACTTGGAGATGCAGATCGAGAATCTCAAGGAGGAGCTGGCCTACCTGAAGAAGAACCACGAGGAG GAGATGAATGCTCTGAGAGGCCAGGTTGGTGGTGAAATCAATGTGGAGATGGATGCAGCTCCTGGTGTGGACCTGAGCCGCATCCTGTCAGAGATGCGTGATCAGTATGAGAAGATGGCGGAGAAGAACCGCAAAGATGCAGAAGACTGGTTCTTCAGCAAG ACCGAGGAGCTGAACCGCGAGGTGGCCACCAACAGCGAGCTGGTGCAGAGCGGCAAGAGCGAGATCTCTGAGCTCCGACGCACCATGCAGGCCCTGGAGATCGAGCTGCAGTCCCAGCTCAGCATG AAAGCATCCCTGGAGGGCAGCCTGGCCGAGACAGAGAACCGCTACTGCGTGCAGCTGTCTCAGATCCAGGGGCTGATCGGCAGCGTGGAGGAGCAGCTGGCTCAGCTGCGCTGTGAGATGGAGCAGCAGAACCAGGAGTACAAGATCCTGCTGGATGTGAAGACCCGGCTGGAGCAGGAGATTGCCACCTACCGTCGCCTGCTGGAGGGAGAGGACGCCCA cctgacGTACAAGCCAAAAGAAC CCGTGACCACCCGCCAGGTGCGCACCATTGTGGAAGAGGTCCAGGATGGCAAGGTCATCTCATCCCGGGAGCAGGTCCACCAGACCACCCgctaa
- the LOC114706930 gene encoding keratin, type I cytoskeletal 16 isoform X1, translated as MTTCSRQFTSSSSMKGSCGLGGGSSRFSTVLTGGSCRAPSTYGSLSVSSSRFSSGGACGIGGGYGGGFSSSSFGGGLRSGFGGGFGGGFGGGLGGGFGGGDGLLVGSEKVTMQNLNDRLASYLDKVRALEEANTDLEVKIRDWYQRQRPTEIKDYSPYFKTIEDLKSKIIAATLENAQPILQIDNARLAADDFRTKYEHELALRQTVEADINGLRRVLDELTLARTDLEMQIESLKEELAYLKKNHEEEMLALRGQTGGDVNVEMDAAPGVDLSRILNEMRDQYEQMAEKNRRDAEAWFLSKTEELNKEVASNSELIQSGRSEVSELRRVFQSLEIELQSQLSMKASLENSLEETKGRYCMQLAQIQGLISSVEEQLAQLRCEMEQQSQEYNILLDVKTRLEQEIATYRRLLDGEDVHSSSSQYSSGQSYSSREAFSSSSRQPRSILKEQGSSSFSQSQSQSSRN; from the exons ATGACCACCTGCAGCCGCCAGTTCACCTCCTCCAGCTCCATGAAGGGCTCCTGTGGCCTTGGTGGTGGCTCTAGCCGCTTTTCCACTGTCCTGACTGGAGGATCCTGCCGGGCTCCCAGCACCTATGGGAGCCTGTCAGTCAGCTCCTCTCGCTTCTCCTCTGGGGGAGCCTGTGGGATTGGGGGTGGCTATGGTGggggcttcagcagcagcagctttgggGGCGGCCTGCGTAGTGGCTTTGGTGGTGGCTTCGGTGGTGGCTTTGGTGGTGGTCTTGGTGGCGGCTTCGGTGGTGGTGATGGGCTCCTGGTGGGCAGTGAGAAAGTGACCATGCAGAACCTCAATGACCGGCTGGCCAGCTACCTGGACAAGGTGCGAGCCCTGGAGGAGGCCAACACTGACCTGGAGGTGAAGATTCGCGACTGGTACCAGAGGCAGCGGCCCACTGAGATCAAAGACTACAGCCCTTACTTCAAGACCATCGAGGACCTGAAGAGCAAG ATCATCGCAGCCACTCTGGAGAATGCACAGCCCATTTTGCAAATCGATAATGCCAGGCTGGCAGCTGATGACTTCAGGACCAA GTATGAGCATGAGCTGGCCCTGCGCCAGACCGTGGAGGCCGACATCAATGGCCTGCGCCGTGTGCTGGATGAGCTGACCCTGGCCAGGACCGACCTGGAGATGCAGATTGAGAGCCTGAAGGAGGAGCTGGCTTACCTGAAGAAGAACCATGAGGAG GAGATGCTTGCCTTGAGGGGTCAGACTGGTGGGGACGTCAATGTGGAGATGGACGCAGCCCCTGGTGTGGACCTGAGCCGCATCCTGAATGAGATGCGAGACCAGTATGAGCAGATGGCGGAGAAGAACCGCAGAGATGCGGAGGCCTGGTTCCTGAGCAAG ACTGAAGAGCTGAACAAAGAAGTGGCCTCTAACAGTGAGCTGATACAGAGCGGCCGCAGTGAGGTGTCCGAGCTCCGCAGAGTGTTCCAGAGCTTGGAGATCGAACTGCAGTCCCAGCTCAGCATG AAAGCATCCTTGGAAAACAGCCTAGAAGAGACCAAGGGCAGGTACTGCATGCAGCTGGCCCAGATCCAGGGCTTGATCAGCAGCGTGGAGGAGCAGCTGGCTCAGCTGCGCTGTGAGATGGAGCAGCAGAGCCAGGAGTACAACATCTTGTTGGATGTGAAGACCCGGCTGGAGCAGGAGATCGCCACCTACCGCCGTCTGCTGGATGGCGAGGATGTCCA CAGCTCCTCCTCACAGTACTCATCTGGCCAGTCCTATTCTTCCCGAGAAG CCTTCTCCTCATCCTCTCGCCAGCCTCGGTCCATTCTGAAGGAGCAAGGCTCATCCAGCTTCAGCCAGAGCCAAAGCCAGAGTTCCAGGAACTAA
- the LOC114706930 gene encoding keratin, type I cytoskeletal 16 isoform X2, with amino-acid sequence MTTCSRQFTSSSSMKGSCGLGGGSSRFSTVLTGGSCRAPSTYGSLSVSSSRFSSGGACGIGGGYGGGFSSSSFGGGLRSGFGGGFGGGFGGGLGGGFGGGDGLLVGSEKVTMQNLNDRLASYLDKVRALEEANTDLEVKIRDWYQRQRPTEIKDYSPYFKTIEDLKSKIIAATLENAQPILQIDNARLAADDFRTKYEHELALRQTVEADINGLRRVLDELTLARTDLEMQIESLKEELAYLKKNHEEEMLALRGQTGGDVNVEMDAAPGVDLSRILNEMRDQYEQMAEKNRRDAEAWFLSKTEELNKEVASNSELIQSGRSEVSELRRVFQSLEIELQSQLSMKASLENSLEETKGRYCMQLAQIQGLISSVEEQLAQLRCEMEQQSQEYNILLDVKTRLEQEIATYRRLLDGEDVHSSSQYSSGQSYSSREAFSSSSRQPRSILKEQGSSSFSQSQSQSSRN; translated from the exons ATGACCACCTGCAGCCGCCAGTTCACCTCCTCCAGCTCCATGAAGGGCTCCTGTGGCCTTGGTGGTGGCTCTAGCCGCTTTTCCACTGTCCTGACTGGAGGATCCTGCCGGGCTCCCAGCACCTATGGGAGCCTGTCAGTCAGCTCCTCTCGCTTCTCCTCTGGGGGAGCCTGTGGGATTGGGGGTGGCTATGGTGggggcttcagcagcagcagctttgggGGCGGCCTGCGTAGTGGCTTTGGTGGTGGCTTCGGTGGTGGCTTTGGTGGTGGTCTTGGTGGCGGCTTCGGTGGTGGTGATGGGCTCCTGGTGGGCAGTGAGAAAGTGACCATGCAGAACCTCAATGACCGGCTGGCCAGCTACCTGGACAAGGTGCGAGCCCTGGAGGAGGCCAACACTGACCTGGAGGTGAAGATTCGCGACTGGTACCAGAGGCAGCGGCCCACTGAGATCAAAGACTACAGCCCTTACTTCAAGACCATCGAGGACCTGAAGAGCAAG ATCATCGCAGCCACTCTGGAGAATGCACAGCCCATTTTGCAAATCGATAATGCCAGGCTGGCAGCTGATGACTTCAGGACCAA GTATGAGCATGAGCTGGCCCTGCGCCAGACCGTGGAGGCCGACATCAATGGCCTGCGCCGTGTGCTGGATGAGCTGACCCTGGCCAGGACCGACCTGGAGATGCAGATTGAGAGCCTGAAGGAGGAGCTGGCTTACCTGAAGAAGAACCATGAGGAG GAGATGCTTGCCTTGAGGGGTCAGACTGGTGGGGACGTCAATGTGGAGATGGACGCAGCCCCTGGTGTGGACCTGAGCCGCATCCTGAATGAGATGCGAGACCAGTATGAGCAGATGGCGGAGAAGAACCGCAGAGATGCGGAGGCCTGGTTCCTGAGCAAG ACTGAAGAGCTGAACAAAGAAGTGGCCTCTAACAGTGAGCTGATACAGAGCGGCCGCAGTGAGGTGTCCGAGCTCCGCAGAGTGTTCCAGAGCTTGGAGATCGAACTGCAGTCCCAGCTCAGCATG AAAGCATCCTTGGAAAACAGCCTAGAAGAGACCAAGGGCAGGTACTGCATGCAGCTGGCCCAGATCCAGGGCTTGATCAGCAGCGTGGAGGAGCAGCTGGCTCAGCTGCGCTGTGAGATGGAGCAGCAGAGCCAGGAGTACAACATCTTGTTGGATGTGAAGACCCGGCTGGAGCAGGAGATCGCCACCTACCGCCGTCTGCTGGATGGCGAGGATGTCCA CTCCTCCTCACAGTACTCATCTGGCCAGTCCTATTCTTCCCGAGAAG CCTTCTCCTCATCCTCTCGCCAGCCTCGGTCCATTCTGAAGGAGCAAGGCTCATCCAGCTTCAGCCAGAGCCAAAGCCAGAGTTCCAGGAACTAA